In the genome of Limnobaculum zhutongyuii, one region contains:
- the priB gene encoding primosomal replication protein N yields MQTANRLVLSGIVTKTPIRKVSPSGVPHCQFVLEHRSQQQEAGFNRQAWCRMPVVVSGQQSQALTHSITVGSNLRVSGFVSSHQGRNGLNKLVLHAEQIELIDSGD; encoded by the coding sequence ATGCAGACTGCAAATCGGTTGGTGTTGTCTGGTATAGTAACCAAGACCCCCATCCGTAAAGTAAGTCCATCTGGGGTTCCGCATTGTCAGTTTGTGCTAGAGCACCGCTCACAACAGCAGGAAGCCGGGTTTAACCGACAAGCATGGTGCAGAATGCCCGTGGTTGTCAGTGGACAGCAGTCTCAAGCGTTAACTCACAGTATAACGGTCGGCAGTAACCTGAGAGTATCCGGTTTTGTCAGCAGCCATCAAGGCCGCAACGGACTCAATAAATTAGTGTTACATGCCGAGCAGATTGAATTGATAGATTCTGGAGACTAG
- a CDS encoding hemolysin family protein: MLNSLLLIILLIAISAFFSFAEISLAASRKMRLKMLVDEGNVNAARVLELQATPGVFFTVVQIGINAVAILGGIVGDSIFSPYVAAFLSRFMEPELSEQLGFIVSFSIVTSLFILFADLTPKRIGMTSPEAVAIRIINPMRFCIALFRPLVWFFNGMATLICRLFKVPMIRNDNITSDDVYAVFEAGALAGVLRKQEHELIENVFELESRTVPSSMTAREHVVYFELDEQESEIKDKIANYPHSKFLVCNGSIDQIIGYVDSKDLLIRVLSNQSLTLKGGVQIHTPLIVPDTLTLSETLESFKVAGEDFAVILNEYALVVGIITLKDVMTTLMGDLIGPGQEEQIVARDESSWLVDGVTPIDDVMRALSIDEFPQSENYETIGGFMMYMLRKIPKRTDSVKFSGYKFEVVDIDSYKIDQLLVTRLQDNPAVLPEENKEKSPKETE; the protein is encoded by the coding sequence ATGTTAAACAGTCTATTACTGATTATTTTGTTGATCGCGATAAGTGCGTTCTTCTCTTTTGCCGAGATCTCTCTCGCTGCCTCACGAAAAATGAGGCTGAAAATGCTGGTGGATGAAGGCAATGTTAATGCTGCGCGGGTACTGGAACTACAGGCAACCCCTGGGGTTTTCTTTACCGTGGTACAAATTGGCATTAATGCCGTGGCCATTTTGGGCGGTATTGTGGGTGATTCGATTTTCTCACCTTATGTTGCCGCGTTCCTCAGCCGTTTTATGGAGCCTGAGCTTTCAGAACAACTTGGATTCATTGTTTCATTTTCTATTGTTACCAGCTTATTTATTCTGTTTGCTGACCTGACACCAAAACGCATTGGCATGACATCTCCGGAGGCAGTCGCAATCCGGATTATCAATCCAATGCGTTTCTGTATTGCCCTGTTCCGTCCGCTGGTTTGGTTCTTTAACGGTATGGCGACTCTGATTTGCCGCCTGTTTAAAGTTCCGATGATCCGTAACGATAATATTACTTCTGACGATGTGTATGCCGTATTCGAAGCTGGTGCGCTGGCCGGTGTATTACGCAAGCAAGAACATGAACTGATTGAGAACGTGTTCGAACTGGAATCCAGAACGGTTCCCTCTTCTATGACCGCCCGTGAACACGTAGTCTATTTTGAACTGGATGAGCAAGAGTCAGAAATTAAAGACAAAATCGCCAATTATCCTCACTCAAAGTTTTTGGTGTGTAATGGTTCTATCGACCAAATCATTGGCTATGTTGATTCTAAAGATTTACTGATTCGGGTCTTGAGCAATCAGAGTCTGACCTTAAAAGGCGGAGTCCAGATTCATACGCCGCTGATCGTTCCGGATACCTTAACGCTGTCAGAAACGCTGGAAAGTTTTAAAGTTGCCGGTGAAGACTTCGCGGTTATCCTTAATGAATATGCGCTGGTGGTTGGCATTATCACGTTAAAAGATGTGATGACTACATTAATGGGTGACCTGATTGGCCCCGGCCAGGAAGAACAGATCGTGGCGCGTGACGAAAGCTCATGGCTGGTTGATGGCGTAACGCCTATTGATGATGTGATGCGCGCATTATCTATCGACGAATTTCCACAGTCAGAAAATTATGAAACCATCGGTGGCTTTATGATGTATATGCTGCGTAAGATTCCAAAGCGTACCGATTCAGTAAAATTCTCGGGCTATAAATTCGAAGTGGTTGATATCGACAGCTACAAAATCGATCAGCTATTAGTGACTCGCCTGCAGGACAACCCGGCGGTACTACCAGAAGAGAATAAAGAAAAATCACCAAAAGAAACTGAATAA
- the cysQ gene encoding 3'(2'),5'-bisphosphate nucleotidase CysQ, producing MLQVSDRLEAICLLSRQAGEAILQVYQGYQPLEAHLKADSSPVTAADLAAHRVIVDGLTLLTPDIPVLSEESPQEWEERRHWQRYWLVDPLDGTKEFLNRNGEFTVNIALIEQGIPVMGVVYAPVPDVLYAAEEALAWKEVEGNRQVITPTLAYPPKVVCSRSHRDEQLEQFLASLGDYETTAVGSSLKFCLVAEGRAQIYPRFGPTCIWDTAAGHAIVRATGLQVNNWQNIPLNYAPAHTFLNPGFYVSANPRNKLS from the coding sequence ATGTTGCAGGTATCAGACAGGTTAGAAGCGATTTGCCTTTTGTCTCGTCAGGCTGGTGAGGCTATTTTACAGGTTTATCAAGGGTACCAGCCGCTGGAAGCCCATCTTAAAGCCGACAGCTCACCGGTAACTGCCGCCGATCTTGCAGCCCACCGGGTTATTGTTGATGGTTTAACCCTGCTAACGCCGGATATCCCGGTGCTTTCTGAAGAGTCTCCTCAGGAATGGGAAGAGCGTCGCCACTGGCAGCGATACTGGTTAGTTGATCCGCTGGACGGCACCAAAGAGTTCTTAAACCGGAATGGCGAATTTACTGTCAATATTGCTTTGATTGAACAGGGCATTCCGGTGATGGGCGTGGTGTACGCTCCGGTGCCGGATGTGCTTTATGCCGCAGAAGAAGCGCTCGCCTGGAAAGAGGTTGAAGGTAATCGACAGGTCATTACTCCTACACTGGCATATCCACCAAAAGTAGTTTGTAGCCGCTCACATCGTGATGAGCAGCTGGAACAATTTCTGGCATCTTTGGGTGATTATGAAACCACTGCGGTGGGGTCTTCACTGAAGTTCTGTCTGGTTGCAGAAGGAAGGGCTCAAATCTATCCGCGCTTCGGGCCAACCTGTATTTGGGATACCGCGGCGGGTCATGCCATTGTTCGTGCGACAGGGCTACAAGTGAATAATTGGCAGAATATTCCGCTTAACTATGCGCCAGCTCACACATTTCTTAATCCCGGATTTTATGTATCAGCTAACCCTCGGAATAAATTAAGTTAG
- the rpsF gene encoding 30S ribosomal protein S6: protein MRHYEIVFMVHPDQSEQVPGMIERYTGAIKTAGGEIHRLEDWGRRQLAYPINKLHKAHYVLLNVEAPQEAIDELETNFRFNDAVIRSMVMRTKHAVTEASPMVKAKDERRERREDFAEELMDDDSDDAEDSEE, encoded by the coding sequence ATGCGTCATTACGAAATCGTCTTTATGGTCCATCCCGACCAAAGCGAACAAGTTCCAGGTATGATCGAACGTTACACCGGTGCGATCAAAACTGCAGGTGGTGAAATTCACCGTTTAGAAGATTGGGGTCGTCGTCAACTGGCTTACCCAATTAACAAACTGCATAAAGCTCACTACGTTCTGCTGAACGTTGAAGCACCGCAGGAAGCGATCGATGAGCTGGAAACTAACTTCCGCTTCAACGATGCCGTTATCCGTAGCATGGTAATGCGTACTAAGCATGCCGTAACTGAAGCCTCTCCAATGGTTAAAGCAAAAGACGAACGTCGCGAGCGTCGTGAAGATTTTGCTGAAGAGCTAATGGATGATGACTCAGATGATGCTGAGGATTCTGAAGAGTAA
- a CDS encoding MFS transporter, whose protein sequence is MNQKIENKVLTPTLIIIMALATGLVVASNYYAQPLLETIAKAFGLSVSQAGFIVTAAQLGYAAGLMFIVPLGDMFERRRLIVLMTLLSAAGMLITATSSTVLGVIIGTALTGLFSVVAQLLVPFAATLAEPAKRGKVVGIVMSGLLLGILLARTAAGLLAAVGGWRTVYWVATVLLILVAIILWFALPRYKQSSGLNYPQLLISIISLFSRNTILRTRAFLGALSFANFSVLWTSMAFLLASPPYNYSEAVIGLFGLVGAAGALAASGAGQLVDKGKASQTTSIGLVLLFLSWIPIAFGEVSIWALLLGIIVLDLAVQGVHVTNQSVMYRMMPEARSRLTAGYMTSYFIGGAAGSLISAMAYQYAQWRGVCITGAVLSLMGIVIWWMTKGKIAQETVQQEEVQA, encoded by the coding sequence ATGAATCAGAAAATTGAAAACAAAGTCCTGACGCCAACGTTAATTATTATTATGGCCCTGGCAACCGGACTGGTCGTCGCCAGCAACTATTACGCGCAGCCTTTGCTGGAAACTATCGCTAAAGCCTTTGGTTTATCGGTAAGCCAGGCGGGATTCATTGTTACTGCGGCCCAGTTGGGCTATGCCGCAGGGCTGATGTTTATTGTTCCGTTAGGCGATATGTTTGAACGGCGCAGGCTTATTGTATTAATGACGCTGCTTTCTGCGGCGGGTATGTTGATCACAGCGACGTCATCAACGGTGCTGGGTGTGATTATTGGTACCGCGTTAACCGGATTGTTCTCGGTAGTGGCCCAACTGTTGGTTCCTTTTGCCGCTACGCTGGCAGAACCCGCTAAACGGGGAAAAGTTGTCGGTATTGTGATGAGTGGCTTGCTGTTGGGTATTTTGCTGGCTCGGACAGCGGCCGGTTTACTGGCTGCCGTTGGTGGCTGGCGCACCGTTTATTGGGTTGCAACAGTACTTTTAATATTGGTAGCCATTATTTTATGGTTCGCTCTTCCTCGTTATAAGCAAAGTAGCGGTCTTAATTATCCGCAATTATTGATATCGATTATTTCGCTATTCTCCCGTAATACCATACTGCGTACCCGAGCTTTTCTGGGGGCGCTCTCTTTTGCTAATTTCAGCGTGCTCTGGACCTCAATGGCATTTCTACTGGCATCACCGCCTTATAATTATTCCGAAGCCGTGATTGGGTTGTTTGGTTTGGTGGGGGCAGCGGGCGCACTGGCGGCCAGTGGTGCCGGGCAGTTGGTGGATAAAGGTAAAGCCAGCCAGACCACCAGTATTGGCTTAGTGCTGCTGTTTCTTTCCTGGATTCCGATTGCCTTTGGCGAGGTTTCTATCTGGGCTTTACTGCTTGGCATTATTGTACTGGATTTAGCGGTACAGGGCGTTCATGTCACTAACCAATCGGTGATGTACCGTATGATGCCGGAGGCAAGAAGCCGACTAACAGCAGGCTATATGACCAGCTATTTTATTGGTGGAGCTGCGGGCTCGCTGATTTCTGCCATGGCGTATCAATACGCCCAGTGGCGCGGCGTTTGTATTACCGGAGCGGTATTGAGTCTGATGGGAATTGTTATCTGGTGGATGACCAAAGGGAAAATAGCGCAAGAAACGGTGCAGCAGGAAGAGGTACAGGCATAA
- the ytfE gene encoding iron-sulfur cluster repair protein YtfE, with product MEYASQSLGALAVAIPGATKLFRQYDLDFCCGGKQTLQRAADKKMLNVAELSQQLDLLASKPSEAKDWSQSPYSEMISHILQRYHQRHREQLPELILLAQKVERVHAAKLTCPHGLAERLTIIYQDLEQHMMKEERILFPMIQQGMGTQAGGPINVMEMEHDQAGQDVEKIKQITNNLTPPAEACNTWRALYSSTEEFITDLMEHIHLENNILFPRALAHK from the coding sequence ATGGAATACGCCAGCCAATCATTAGGGGCTTTAGCCGTTGCTATTCCCGGAGCAACAAAGTTATTTCGTCAATACGATCTCGACTTTTGCTGTGGTGGAAAACAGACGCTACAGCGCGCCGCAGATAAAAAAATGTTAAATGTTGCAGAATTATCTCAGCAGCTTGACCTGCTAGCCAGCAAGCCTTCAGAAGCTAAAGACTGGTCCCAATCACCTTACTCAGAAATGATCTCGCATATTCTGCAACGCTATCATCAACGTCACAGAGAGCAGCTACCAGAATTGATTTTACTGGCCCAAAAAGTTGAACGCGTGCATGCCGCTAAGCTAACCTGTCCTCATGGTCTGGCGGAAAGACTGACCATTATTTATCAGGATTTAGAGCAGCATATGATGAAAGAAGAGCGAATTCTGTTTCCAATGATCCAGCAGGGAATGGGGACTCAGGCAGGCGGCCCCATCAACGTCATGGAGATGGAACATGACCAGGCGGGTCAGGATGTCGAAAAAATTAAGCAGATAACCAATAACCTAACGCCTCCGGCCGAAGCGTGTAATACCTGGAGAGCACTGTATAGCTCAACAGAAGAGTTTATTACTGACCTGATGGAACATATTCATCTGGAAAATAATATTCTTTTCCCTCGAGCTTTAGCCCACAAGTAG
- a CDS encoding OapA family protein, with translation MQVNKVKQRSEGGHNPLKILLSKLWHLPDSFSWMEPLPYAHRRGVILATLLILCAFLWPSDKGETTTSSNTSVELSAPEASTTQPNAPPPEPSQALNTPTPIQPPPLASSQQTTETPTSTPKPQSPAIPEQPTNHEWKEFTIQKGHTLTQLFRENRFIVSDAFLLAQVEGSGKPVNALKIGQKIRVQLTQDKQVMALEVELSANKSALFTRQSDGRFRRER, from the coding sequence ATGCAGGTAAATAAAGTCAAACAGCGATCGGAAGGCGGTCACAATCCGCTCAAGATCCTATTATCTAAATTATGGCACTTGCCTGACAGTTTTAGCTGGATGGAACCACTCCCTTATGCCCATCGCCGCGGTGTGATACTCGCCACCCTATTAATTCTTTGTGCTTTCTTATGGCCCAGTGATAAAGGGGAAACCACCACCAGCAGCAATACCTCCGTTGAGCTATCGGCGCCGGAGGCGAGCACTACGCAGCCAAATGCTCCACCGCCTGAGCCATCTCAGGCCTTAAATACACCAACACCCATTCAGCCACCTCCTCTGGCTTCCAGCCAGCAAACTACCGAAACGCCAACTTCCACCCCGAAGCCTCAATCTCCTGCTATACCTGAGCAACCCACTAACCATGAGTGGAAAGAGTTTACTATCCAGAAAGGACATACGCTGACTCAGCTGTTTCGGGAAAATCGTTTTATTGTGAGTGATGCATTCTTACTGGCTCAGGTTGAAGGTTCGGGAAAACCGGTTAACGCCTTAAAGATTGGTCAAAAAATCCGGGTTCAACTAACGCAGGATAAGCAAGTTATGGCGCTGGAAGTCGAACTGTCTGCCAATAAATCAGCCCTGTTCACTCGCCAGAGCGATGGACGTTTTCGCCGGGAACGTTAA
- the rpsR gene encoding 30S ribosomal protein S18, with product MARYFRRRKFCRFTAEGVQEIDYKDIATLKNYITESGKIVPSRITGTRAKYQRQLARAIKRARYLSLLPYTDRHQ from the coding sequence ATGGCACGTTATTTCCGTCGTCGCAAGTTCTGCCGTTTCACCGCGGAAGGCGTTCAAGAGATCGACTATAAAGATATCGCAACGCTGAAAAATTATATCACCGAGAGCGGGAAGATTGTCCCGAGCCGTATCACCGGTACCCGTGCTAAGTACCAGCGTCAGCTGGCACGTGCTATTAAGCGCGCACGTTACCTGTCTTTGTTACCGTATACTGATCGTCATCAGTAA
- a CDS encoding RidA family protein, whose translation MNVSDSENKIVNVNSPELSKPGGHYSHACICNGMVYLSGQLPVDAQGLALADRPFEQQVKQVLFNIEASLKASGSNKSKLVQVRIFIVDMEMWPAFNRLYAEWIGDHRPARIVAGVSCLHFGSALEIEAIAQA comes from the coding sequence ATGAACGTTTCTGATAGCGAGAACAAGATCGTGAATGTGAACAGCCCTGAATTATCGAAACCCGGCGGCCACTACTCTCACGCCTGTATCTGCAATGGCATGGTCTATCTTTCAGGACAGTTACCTGTTGATGCTCAGGGCCTGGCTCTGGCAGACCGACCATTTGAACAACAGGTAAAGCAAGTCTTGTTTAATATTGAAGCCAGTCTGAAAGCCTCCGGCAGTAATAAAAGCAAGCTGGTTCAGGTGCGCATTTTTATTGTTGATATGGAAATGTGGCCGGCATTTAATCGCCTGTATGCCGAATGGATTGGCGACCATCGCCCCGCCAGAATTGTTGCCGGAGTTTCTTGCCTGCATTTCGGTTCTGCCCTTGAAATCGAGGCTATTGCACAGGCTTGA
- the fklB gene encoding FKBP-type peptidyl-prolyl cis-trans isomerase, whose product MTKPSFDSVESQASYGIGLQVGQQLQESGLEGLVPEALLAGLTDALHGNHPSVPVDVVHRALREIHERADKVRREKQEKMAEEGVHYLEENAKRSEVNSTESGLQFEVLTQGEGSIPSRQDRVRVHYTGSLIDGSVFDSSVKRGEPAEFPVSGVIPGWIEALTLMPVGSKWKLTIPQHLAYGERGAGASIPPFSTLVFEVELLDIL is encoded by the coding sequence ATGACAAAGCCATCTTTTGACAGCGTAGAATCACAGGCCAGTTACGGTATTGGTTTGCAGGTTGGGCAACAGCTCCAGGAGTCCGGTTTAGAAGGGCTGGTGCCAGAAGCGCTGTTAGCCGGTTTAACGGATGCTTTGCATGGCAACCATCCTTCTGTGCCAGTAGACGTTGTTCATCGCGCATTGCGTGAAATTCATGAGCGTGCCGATAAAGTTCGTCGTGAGAAGCAGGAAAAAATGGCCGAGGAAGGCGTACATTACTTAGAAGAGAATGCTAAGCGTAGCGAAGTGAACAGCACTGAGTCGGGTTTGCAGTTCGAAGTTCTGACTCAGGGTGAAGGTTCTATTCCTTCCCGTCAGGATCGTGTACGCGTTCATTATACCGGTAGCCTGATTGACGGTAGTGTATTTGATAGCTCAGTTAAGCGTGGTGAGCCAGCTGAATTCCCTGTCAGCGGTGTAATTCCTGGTTGGATTGAGGCGTTAACGTTAATGCCAGTAGGTTCCAAGTGGAAGTTAACTATTCCTCAGCATCTGGCTTATGGTGAACGTGGTGCCGGGGCTTCTATTCCGCCATTCAGCACACTGGTGTTTGAAGTGGAATTGCTGGATATTCTCTAA
- a CDS encoding threonine synthase, giving the protein MKKVIPEYIDHRNGLNYQIDELRWCSEKKAPLMITPLPGITRDEIDSRHRSLWRYQAALPVIINNPVSLGEGCTPLVGKRWNNADVLFKLEWFNPTSSFKDRGAAVMVSYLAQLGVKALIEDSSGNGGAAIAASCAAAGIKARILAPESTSPAKLLQSRAFGAEVQLVPGSRQDTENEALRQSESTFYASHNWHPFFLQGTKSLAYEIWEDLGFKAPDNIIIPTGAGSNVLGCDIGFSELLAAGQINKLPKLLIAQPTNCAPIDATFQAGATELVPTKYAATIAEGTAIRSPVRLKELLEAIRRSGGNTAAITEEQITQAVIKLTSMGLYAEPTSATAAAAIDEFMRRGVIKPGETTVVILTGSGLKASGGMSDIFAG; this is encoded by the coding sequence ATGAAAAAAGTGATACCCGAATATATCGACCACCGTAATGGACTGAATTATCAAATAGATGAGCTGCGCTGGTGTTCAGAAAAGAAAGCACCGTTGATGATTACACCCTTACCCGGAATTACCCGCGATGAAATTGACAGCCGCCATCGTTCACTCTGGCGTTATCAGGCGGCATTGCCCGTCATTATCAACAATCCAGTTTCTCTGGGGGAAGGCTGTACCCCACTGGTTGGTAAGCGCTGGAACAATGCTGATGTACTGTTCAAATTAGAGTGGTTTAATCCAACCAGCAGTTTTAAAGATCGCGGTGCAGCGGTGATGGTTTCCTATCTGGCCCAGCTAGGTGTGAAAGCGCTGATTGAAGACAGTTCCGGCAACGGCGGGGCAGCTATTGCTGCTTCCTGTGCCGCTGCCGGGATTAAAGCGCGCATATTGGCTCCGGAATCAACCTCTCCGGCTAAGTTATTACAAAGCCGTGCTTTTGGTGCCGAGGTTCAATTAGTGCCAGGCTCCCGTCAGGATACGGAAAATGAAGCACTGCGGCAGTCAGAATCTACATTTTACGCCAGTCACAACTGGCATCCCTTCTTTCTGCAAGGAACTAAATCACTGGCCTATGAGATATGGGAAGATTTAGGTTTTAAAGCGCCTGATAACATTATTATTCCTACCGGTGCCGGCAGTAACGTCTTAGGCTGCGATATTGGTTTTAGTGAGCTGTTAGCGGCGGGTCAAATTAATAAACTGCCTAAGCTGCTGATTGCACAACCGACAAACTGTGCGCCAATAGATGCCACCTTTCAGGCCGGCGCTACAGAGTTAGTACCCACAAAATATGCAGCAACCATTGCAGAAGGCACCGCTATTCGAAGTCCGGTACGTTTGAAAGAACTGTTAGAGGCTATTCGTCGTTCTGGCGGCAATACTGCGGCGATAACGGAAGAACAGATTACTCAGGCAGTGATAAAGCTTACTTCAATGGGACTTTATGCTGAACCAACCAGCGCAACCGCCGCCGCAGCTATTGATGAATTTATGCGGCGCGGCGTTATTAAGCCAGGTGAAACAACGGTGGTGATTCTGACCGGTTCTGGCCTGAAGGCTTCTGGTGGCATGAGTGATATTTTTGCCGGATAA
- the msrA gene encoding peptide-methionine (S)-S-oxide reductase MsrA, with translation MLPVNILEFTSPENALPGRDTPMKVAAEHLVSHTSMTETPQNMSEAIFAMGCFWGVERLFWQQVGVYSTAAGYSGGITPNPTYREVCSGQTGHAEVVKIVFDPSIISYTDLLKLFWENHDPAQGMRQGNDIGTQYRSAIYATTPEQLQQALDSETAFTKAMSDAKDTRHITTEITLAKPFYFAEDEHQQYLAKHPNGYCNLGGIGVCLPPES, from the coding sequence ATGTTACCCGTTAATATATTGGAATTCACCTCACCGGAAAACGCCCTTCCAGGCAGAGATACTCCGATGAAAGTTGCTGCTGAGCATTTGGTGTCACACACATCAATGACTGAGACGCCCCAAAATATGTCAGAGGCAATTTTCGCAATGGGTTGTTTTTGGGGGGTGGAACGTCTGTTTTGGCAACAGGTTGGTGTATATAGCACCGCCGCAGGATATAGTGGAGGCATAACGCCTAATCCCACCTATCGCGAAGTTTGCAGCGGGCAAACAGGACATGCCGAAGTAGTAAAAATCGTTTTTGATCCATCGATTATCAGCTATACCGACTTACTCAAACTGTTTTGGGAAAATCACGACCCGGCACAGGGAATGCGGCAGGGAAATGATATCGGCACTCAATACCGCTCGGCTATCTATGCAACCACTCCTGAGCAGTTGCAGCAGGCACTGGATAGTGAAACAGCGTTTACTAAAGCCATGAGTGATGCCAAAGATACACGACATATCACCACGGAAATTACCCTGGCGAAGCCTTTCTATTTCGCTGAGGATGAGCATCAACAGTATCTGGCGAAGCATCCTAATGGCTATTGTAATCTGGGGGGTATTGGCGTTTGCCTGCCGCCAGAAAGCTAA
- a CDS encoding DUF1107 domain-containing protein, which produces MKIFPSYNPQRVALYVKTLFRGRLYIKGIGAFEFDMGKILLPKVCDKIHFNVMAEVNREVQELRAEFA; this is translated from the coding sequence ATGAAAATCTTCCCTAGCTACAATCCACAACGGGTTGCGCTATACGTGAAGACTCTCTTCCGTGGCAGGCTCTACATCAAGGGTATTGGTGCATTTGAGTTTGATATGGGGAAAATTCTGCTTCCAAAAGTATGTGATAAAATTCACTTCAATGTTATGGCAGAAGTAAACCGGGAAGTTCAGGAGTTACGCGCTGAATTTGCCTGA
- the rplI gene encoding 50S ribosomal protein L9, which yields MQVILLDKVANLGSLGDQVNVKSGYARNYLVPQGKAVPATKKNVEFFEARRAELEAKLAETLAAAEARAAKISGLGSVTIASKAGDEGKLFGSIGTRDIADAVTAAGVEVAKSEVRLPEGVLRNLGEFEVSFQVHSEVFAKLNVIVVAED from the coding sequence ATGCAAGTTATTCTGCTTGATAAAGTAGCTAACCTGGGCAGCCTGGGTGATCAAGTTAATGTTAAATCGGGCTATGCTCGTAACTATCTGGTACCGCAAGGTAAAGCGGTTCCGGCAACCAAGAAAAACGTTGAGTTTTTCGAAGCTCGTCGTGCTGAGTTAGAAGCCAAACTGGCTGAAACTCTGGCAGCTGCAGAAGCTCGTGCCGCTAAGATCTCTGGTCTGGGCAGCGTGACTATCGCTTCTAAAGCGGGTGACGAAGGTAAACTGTTCGGTTCTATCGGTACTCGTGACATCGCTGATGCAGTAACTGCAGCTGGCGTTGAAGTGGCCAAGAGCGAAGTTCGTCTGCCAGAAGGCGTTTTACGCAATCTGGGTGAGTTCGAAGTTAGCTTCCAGGTTCACAGCGAAGTATTTGCTAAACTGAACGTTATCGTGGTTGCTGAAGACTAA